From the Theileria parva strain Muguga chromosome 3 map unlocalized ctg_531, whole genome shotgun sequence genome, one window contains:
- a CDS encoding Eukaryotic aspartyl protease family protein, giving the protein MVSNKFLYISYIFILLMIPFSNFSRFGLKFSKCADPNSSGTNLVGVKISDIKFSSRDRDNNGFVKGFVKVRIYGNLHKFAFHYIYIGIGNPKVKQMLIIDTGSQQINVACGRSPGCGKHLLDNYNYQNSLTYKPVDCNSESCKIMEGRCDLQKSCIFKETYSEGSSVNGMYVGDLVSFDINEDSTDLSSFFDYIGCVTTESKLIKSQITNGILGLSRSDKSTLIDNEYYESQSFIEKYLTDHFSPRHKIFSLCFAEDGGMLTLGGYDKELDLLVKKQSNLVWTPMMKSEFYILRVFKFSVDDDIYEVKHKNFVLDTGTTMSTFEKDLFDKIEKPIKQVCYDNKKFSKARKTNVVCKVDEKTGKICFSDLSKLPIITINFEKRTLNDYAWWCLGIEESKTHENILGATFFKNNHIEFHMATAPITGTWTTRKRINLLGVIENTFNF; this is encoded by the exons ATGGTTTccaataaatttttatatatttctTATATTTTCATCTTATTGATGATaccattttcaaattttagtCGTTTcggattaaaattttcaaagtGTGCTGATCCCAACTCATCTGGTACCAATCTTGTTGGCGTGAAAATATCCgacattaaatttagtagCAGAGATAGGGATAACAATGGGTTTGTTAAAGGGTTCGTAAAGGTTCGCATATACGGTAATCTTCACAAATTTGCGTTTCATTACATTTATATCGGCATTGGTAACCCCAAAGTTAAACAGATGCTGATCATCGATACCGGATCACAACAGATAAACGTAGCGTGTGGAAGGAGCCCCGGCTGTGGAAAACATCTTTTAGATAACTACAATTACCAAAATTCATTAACTTACAAGCCTGTTGACTGCAATAGTGAGTCATGCAAAATAATGGAGGGTAGGTGTGATTTACAAAAATCTTGCATTTTTAAGGAAACATATTCTGAAGGTAGCAGTGTTAATGGTATGTACGTGGGCGACTTGGTCAGTTTCGACATTAATGAAGATTCCACTGACTTATCTTCATTTTTTGACTACATTGGTTGTGTCACCACCGAGAGCAAGCTTATTAAGAGCCAGATTACAAACGGTATTTTGGGTCTTTCCAGGAGTGATAAAAGCACTTTGATTGATAACGAGTATTACGAATCTCAAAGTTTTATTGAGAAATACCTCACTGACCACTTCAGTCCAAGACACAAAATATTTTCTTTATGCTTCGCTGAGGATGGTGGGATGTTAACATTGGGTGGTTATGACAAGGAATTAGATCTACTTGTTAAGAAACAATCCAACTTGGTATGGACACCTATGATGAAATCTGAGTTTTACATCTTAAGAGTTTTCAAATTTAGTGTTGATGATGATATTTATGAGGTTAAACACAAGAACTTTGTTCTCGACACCGGAACCACTATGAGTACCTTTGAAAAGGACCTGTTTGACAAAATAGAGAAGCCAATTAAACAAGTTTGTTATGATAACAAAAAGTTTTCAAAAGCCAGGAAAACCAATGTTGTGTGCAAAGTTGATGAGAAAACTGGGAAAATTTGCTTCAGTGATCTTTCCAAACTGCCTATAATCACCATCAATTTTGAAAA gCGCACTTTAAATGACTATGCTTGGTGGTGTTTAGGCATTGAGGAGAGCAAAACTCACGAGAACATCCTTGGTGCTACttttttcaaaaacaaCCATATT gaatTTCACATGGCAACTGCCCCGATAACAGGGACATGGACAACTCGAAAAAGAATTAATCTTTTGGGAGTCATAGAGaatacatttaatttttaa